The Candidatus Thermoplasmatota archaeon genomic sequence CGCGAGCTTGCGTTGGGGTGCGTCGAATCCCATCCCGAGGCCCCCGACCGCGATCCAGGTCCGCGTTTCGTTCGTGTTGTCGCGAGGGTCGACCTCGTCCGGGTGGGTGGCCGTCGCCCAGACGACGAAATCGCCGGCTTGGAGGAGCTGATTCCAATGGACGACGAGGGACTGGGAAGATCCGGCTTGCGGCGACACGGTGAAGGTCCAGATGTTGCGCGGTCCCGCGGTCGGCGGGTGAACGGGGCGAGACCACAGGCTCACGGTGGATCCCGCGGCGAGCGCCGGGCCCCCGTTTGCGATGTCGACCTCGACCCGCGCCGTATAGGCGTTGACGGGCACGATGCGCGGCGCGCTCACGCGGAGGTCGACTCCCGGCTGGATCTGGATTTTCAGGTGATACGGCTTCTCGGCGAGCAACAACGACTTCGACCTGAATCCAACGATCAGGATCCCATCAGCCGCGCCGGCTTTGACGATGAGGGGAGGGCAGCCCTGCCAGGGGCATCCGTCCGGGCTCCGGACCTCACTCAGGGTTTGGCCGGAGGATGAAAGTAGAGAGATGATGGGACGAACCCCGTCCCAGGAGAAATCGGACCGGACCACGAGAACATAACCCGCGGGAACGGACAACCGATACCAGTCGACATCGGCCCAGTCGACCGTACCGTGGATGTCTTGCGTCGGCACGGGAAGGGCATGCTGCCAATCGTCCGGCGCATCGGGCGATTCCGCGCGAACGAATCCCAGTGGCGCGGTCACGAGCAGCGCGACGATGATGAATGGTGGCCGCAAGCCCTTCGACTCCCACGTCGGTGAGAAGTCAGGCCCGACATGAACATTTCTCACCCAACCGACTTCACGTTGGCCCCGGCAGGAAGCCCGCCTTCGAGAGCGCGAGCCACCCGAGGAGGAGGATGCCGCTGATGAGCGCCACGCGGAAGGCGAGCTTGAGGAGCTTCCATCCGAGGATGAGCGCGAGCGCGAGGACCACGATGACGAGAACGTACTGCGGGACCCCGACATCGGGGAGGGCCTGCGCGACCGCGGCGGGCTGCATGAGCGCGCACCGGCCGCGGGGTGCTTAGAGCTTATCGAATCGGTCGTCGCGGCCGACTCACGCCCACCCGACGACGAGGCGCAGGAGGATCGTGAGGAGCGCTCCGGGGACGCCCGCGACGGCCGAGAGCGCGATGCCCCACCAGGGATACTGGACGGCGCCGCCGCTCAGGGCGTTCGCGACGAGCAGGATGAAAACGCCGAGGATGCTGTTCCACACG encodes the following:
- a CDS encoding pro-sigmaK processing inhibitor BofA family protein, with product MVQTRRLVRTLVWNSILGVFILLVANALSGGAVQYPWWGIALSAVAGVPGALLTILLRLVVGWA